Proteins encoded within one genomic window of Arachis ipaensis cultivar K30076 chromosome B08, Araip1.1, whole genome shotgun sequence:
- the LOC107613033 gene encoding uncharacterized protein LOC107613033 yields the protein MSSSARNWIVAASVGVVEAMKDQGVCRWNYALRNVQQHVKSHVRSFSQPKQQFSSSSSSAAMISTTTVLKRSQKAKQSEESLRTVMYLSCWGPN from the coding sequence ATGAGTAGCTCAGCTAGAAATTGGATTGTGGCTGCTAGTGTTGGAGTTGTGGAGGCTATGAAGGACCAAGGAGTGTGCAGGTGGAACTATGCTCTTAGAAATGTTCAACAACATGTGAAGAGCCATGTTAGATCGTTTTCACAGCCAAAGCAgcagttttcttcttcttcttcttctgctgctATGATCTCCACTACTACAGTACTCAAGAGGTCCCAGAAAGCTAAGCAATCAGAGGAATCATTAAGAACAGTCATGTACTTATCTTGTTGGGGTCCTAACTAA